The stretch of DNA GCCGCCGACATCGGGATGAACACCATGCGTGTATTCCTGCACGATATTCCCTGGAAAACCGATTCGCAAGAATTCTTCAATCGTGTCGATCGATACCTTGAAATCGCGGACAAGCATGGGATTCGCACCATGTTTGTGTTCTTCGATGGCGTGTGGCACCCCTATCCCAAGGCCGGCCCACAACCGGAACCAACTCCCGGTGTTCACAATTCCGGCTGGGTGCAATCACCCGGACGCGACATCTTACAGGATCCGAGCAAACAAGATGCACTCAAACCGTACGTGCAATCTGTGTTGACTCGTTACAAAAACGACCACCGAGTGCTGGTCTGGGATTTGTTTAACGAACCGGACAACCCTAATTTCAATGCCTACGGCGGCGGCGGAGCGAAGATCGAATTAGACCAACCAGAAAAGACTAAGTTCGCGTTGCGACTAGTCGAAAAATCATTCGCATGGGCTCGCGAAGTCGATCCATCGCAGCCGTTGACCGTCGGCGTTTGGCGAGGCGATTACCTCACACACCCAACCGAATATCAGCGTGCGTGTCTAGAAAACTCCGACGTGATTTCATTTCACAGCTACGAACCGGAAACCAAGACACGGCAGCTAATCGAAGGCCTGGCACAATTCGGCCGCCCAATGCTATGTACCGAGTACATGGCCCGCGGGAATCAATCGACCTTCGAAGACATCTTGCCGCTTTTGCAAATGCATGATGTCGCCGCCTACAACTGGGGATTCGTCAACGGTCGTTCCCAAACGATCTATCCCTGGGATTCTTGGAAAAAGGCTTACACCGAACAACCCGATCCGTGGTTCCACGACATCTTCGACACTGACGGAACGCCCTATCGCGTCGAAGAAACAAAGCTGATTCAGGAATTGTCGACCGCTTCGAAAAAGTCCTCGGCGGGCAAGTGACAATTTGAACGCATGGTTAGTTTCGAGCTAGGCTTGCTGCGGTATGTCCAAGAATGACTTCCCGACCCGTAGGCCACTCGACGACCATGGACCAATTTTCGAACGAACAATTTCTCGCGATCGGTGCGGTCGGTATCACCATCGCGATCGGCATGCTTCTAGTCATCTTACTTGTGCTGGCTGGCTCGCTGAAACTTTGCTGTTCGATGATTGGGAATCGAACCCCGACCTACTTAGGTTGTGTCGGATGGACCATTGCCATTGGGGTCATCAACATGACCATCGCGTCGGTCGGAGGGACCTCACTTGGGCCACTTGGATATCTTATCGCGGTTCCAATTACATGGTTTGCGACGGCGTACATGCTCTCCGTCGCCGGCGAATGTAGCATCCTCCGTGGATTCGGTATCTGGATCGCCAACGGTTTTGTTTCGACAATTGGGGTCGGTCTCGTGGTGCTTTGCGCGTGCGTTCCGCTCGCCGTCATTGGTGGCTTTTCCGAAGAAGGGCTGCGTGCCCAGATGGACGGCATGAATCAAACCGCAGGTTCATCCGATGCGACATTCGAAGGCGAGTTTGAATACCCCATCCAAGATGCGACGCCCGTCGTTTTTGAAGCTGGTGACGACGTCCCTCAGCAATTCGATCCGTTCTTCGCCCCTGAGCCAGATGACTTGCCAAAGTCTTCGAACAACGACTCACAACGACCTGTCGTCACGCCACCGGTGCCCCAACCACGAACACCGTACAAGCCAAAGCGGGCGAACGACGGGAGCACGCTCAACCCGTTCTTCAAATAATCACTTTCGCAAGCGTCCACGAAACTGATCGAAAAGGTGCACCAGCGCCCAATCGAATGACATTTGCTCGGCATCAGACATCTTCATCGCTTCGGCTTGTACCTGCGATGCGGTCGCCGCCGGTCGCGCCTTCATTCCCCGCGTCAGTTGACTGATCAAAGGCGACACCAAGAGCAGAACAATCGCGACGGCCAGAGCGACTTGCATTCCACGCTTGTGACTGTTGGCGCGGACAAGATGTTGTGAGGCTTGTTCGAGCACCCGGTCTCGATGCGACTCGGACACATTGATCGAACGTCCCAGTGAAGCCAGTTGTGATTCGATGTGTCGCCTCTGTTGATCCGAAATCCCCATCAGATCACCTCGCGAAGGCGACGACTTGGTGCAAAACGATCGGATTCAGTCACACCGTGCTTGCGATCACTAGATTCGTCGCCGCCGTGTTCGTCGCCAAGTAATCGCACCAGTTTGGCCGACAGTTTTTCAAGACCGTACCGATACCGACTGGCCGCGGTGGAAGGCGATAATTCGAGGATCTCGGCGATCTCGGCGAACGTCAACTGCTCCCAAATTTTCAATACGATCACTTCACGCTGGTCGAACGGCAGCGTTTCGAGTGCTTGCCAGATCACTCGGCGTTCATCGTCTCGTTCGACCACATCGATTGAACGCCCCATCAAGCGTTCCGCCATCGAACCGATCGACGCTAACCTGGAACGCGAACGCACGATCACCAACGATTCGTTGCGGACCATTCGTAGCAAGTAGTGCCACGGACGCTCGGCACGCAAAAGGATTTCTGGACGTGACGCGACTTTCAGCATCACGGTCGCGACCGCGTCTTCGGCATCGTG from Roseiconus lacunae encodes:
- a CDS encoding RNA polymerase sigma factor — translated: MAHTNLFNCQIHQAAREVAQATVASTRTFALASLYDLTADRLVRFSVTVTRRQHDAEDAVATVMLKVASRPEILLRAERPWHYLLRMVRNESLVIVRSRSRLASIGSMAERLMGRSIDVVERDDERRVIWQALETLPFDQREVIVLKIWEQLTFAEIAEILELSPSTAASRYRYGLEKLSAKLVRLLGDEHGGDESSDRKHGVTESDRFAPSRRLREVI